AAAATAGAAAGTGAGATCGCAATTTCAAAACTGTTGCATTTCACAGAATGAACAATGTATTTACCAGAAGATCCTAACATGTGATAGCAGTGCTCGAAGATCAACGATAAAAATGTTTGCATGCGATCGAAAGCTGTCGGTATCTTTTTGATGGTTGGATCGAACGGGTCTTGGAAAAGCGGCGAAATACCTAGCAACTGTTTCTTCTCATGTTCCTGCATACCATTAGCACTTTTGAAGTATTCGTTCATTGCCGCCAGGGCATCCGGTTTCCAAAGTTCATTTAAAATTCGCACTATGGATAGAATGTGTGGCAACAGGGGAACCACATGGGGAGTTGCGGGATTACGACAAATCGGATTCCCAGATTCTGTGAGAGCCACCACAAAACCTCCTCGAGAGCACCGATCAGGATCATCTGGCCAAGAGCATCGCTTGATGACACCGAGAACCAGGTTTAGAGCATACACAATTTGACCCCGGTTCACGTTACATTGGTCCTGCAAGTTGGGGCAGGGCTGCACGGGAGGTTTGTTGAGCCCAGTGAAGTTGATGAAGCTATGCGCGTCCTTGACTACCTGACCCAAATGCATCCACAAGCCAACTACATCTCGGGTCACTTCCGCCACAAAGTTGCTTTGACGTTCGTAGTCACAAAAGTGGTTGGAAATCAGAAGTAGCGCCTCCAAGAGCGTTATTTGTTCCAGATGACTGAGCTGATCCTGTTGGCGGATCAGGTTATGCACACTGGTATTTATTTGGTCGAAAATTGGCAGTAGCAGGAGCGGATACTTGTGAGCTATCTTGACCATCAGTGAGGCCGCATGCCGTCGTAGATTCTTCACGGCAGTTGTTCTGGTGAAACGCGTTTCGCCAGACGATTGAAACACTAATGCAGCGAAAATTTTCTCCAGAACTCGGGGTAGCAGTTGAACGCCTGACATTGCCACACAATTTGCCGATGTAATTTGGCAAGAGGACATGCTGAGAAACACGAAAAGGGATGAAATGCAAGACAAAAGCACGGATAAAATCAGTGGATCGCTGCTTTCCACTTTTAAACATTCCTCCAGTAAACGCAGACCGGCTGCAACTGATGGACGCTCTGTAACCATAAGAATTCGCGATAGAACTCCGTCCACTACCATGGCCAGTGCGTCCCATTCGAGATAAACCGGGTCGGTTACGCTACAGGTTGTGTCTCGCTCGGAATGTGCTTTCTGTAGTCTGGCGTTAAGCCACTGTTCGCAGTATGAAAATGTCACCAATGGAGCAACCAAAGTGGCTTGGCGAAATATTTCCAGAAATCCAGTCCGACAGCGTGCGAAATAGGCCAACCACTCCTCTTCCCCGTCGTAATCGAGACTTATGAATGTTTCGGGATGCATAGTAATCTCCGTTGGTCGGGATGTTGGATAGCTCACTTTTATAACCTTCGGACCAAGCAATTCAATTACTTTAGGAATGTACTCCAACAACAGTGGATCACGGGATATTTGCTCATGCTTCAGTAGACTCAACCAGATGAGTGAAGCCGATTGAGCCAATGTATAACTCGAATGTCGTGTAATCGTCAGTACTGTTTCCAGGAATGTTGCAAAGCTTTGTCGCGGTATTTGACAGTTTGACTCTTTGCCCCACAAACCAGCCAGCTGTGTCGCGAGGCCGGCGAGCACCTGAATCAATTTCTTCAGAAACAAATAGTAGGATTCACTTCCCATGCGCTCAGTCTGTACTGCTGCCCGATAATAGTGCCCAACTGGAACTTCGTCGAAAAGTATCAGCAAAGGCTTACGGTCTTTGAGTTGTCCTTTACGATTTGTTATTTGCGACAAACAGTCGGCCGCTGGTTGTTGGAATTCTATATCTACGAGTAAAATGCAGAGAATCTGCAACAGCCTTCCATTGGCAGCCATAATGTGGTTGATTGAAACCCATTCTACAAAACCAGTCAGCGTCAATAGCACAACCTGAACTACTCGACTATGCCCGGAAGCCTTATGCTTGTCTCCAATCGATGTCGCATTGCGAAATTCTCCCACATGCTGTTCGATCAGTCTGAGGAAAAAATCAAAGATCTCAGACATGTTAACAGTTAGAGCCTGATATATATCCTTGCGTCGTTGATTACTCTCGATTGTCTGCAGTAGTGCGACATCTTCTACCAACCGTAGAAACACCAAAAGCACCAATTCTGTCTGAGCAACACCTTTCGAACAAGCATCACTAAGTTCCGATAAGAGCGTCGTCCACTGTTGAGGCCATTCTCGttttaccatttccacgataaTCCGGGATAGGCCGTCTTTGATGTGTGAAACACTTTGGTCTTGGGCATCTCCAACGCCGGCACACAATAGCTTCATGGCGTTTTCTTTGATGAATATTTTCTCCTGTTGAGAAATGTTATTCCAGTTGAACTTAACCGTATGTTCCATCAGTTGAAGTCCGAAGTGTTTTGCTATCGATGAATAATTTCCAGTAACCAGGAAGAGTCCCGCCTGGGCACAGAGAGGTGATACTTCTTTGAACCTGTGATGAATATTTACTTGTGTTAAAATTTCAGCTGTGGTTATCACTATAAATGAATAATTACCTCTCACAAGCAACGTAAGCATCCATTCGAGCCTGCTGCGCCGCCGACGGGTCCATCGTAATCTTGACTGCTCTTGCTAGTTCATTCGCTAGGCCCACTACTTCACCCGCTGGCTCCATATTTGATTGCTTACGGTTGTATCCTCAAAGTTGTGAATCCAAGTTATGAGTTAATCAGGAATACTTCGTCGAATATAGCAGCCAGTGCCCAATAACGATTCGTAGGTTTACTACCGGAAAAGATAAATCGTACACAATATTGGACCACTTTTATTAATCAATTAACGAAAGCACATTGGAATTAGTAAGAGCAAACCAAATTATTCGCATATTTTGACATTTCGGCTAAGGACCAACACAAAAACAACAGTCTCCATGTTCACCGATGTCTGcgcttttctcctttttttctcGCATGTTACTAATATTGTCCGACTAAGATTGGGAGCTATTTCCAGCAATTGGCTCACGAACTGTTCTTTACTCACCGAAATCTAGTTATGTCGCTAGCAGTAGCACATTTCCGGCACTTTTCTACGAAAAAATCACCAATAATTGCAATTTATTTACTTCTAAAAATTTACACTAGCTTTCATCAGACGGGAGTATTCAGTACTGCTATAACCACAAAATTATCCTTGCATACAACAGTCGCGTTTTGCCAAAAACATCATAACGGTGCGCCATCTAGACGTTCATTTACCGAAATTTGGAACGGTCGCCGGATCGGCCAAATTAAAGTGGCGATAAATTTTAACTGACGGTGATCGTACAGTGTTTGTCAAGTcaaatcaaatatttgacagtTTTTTAAccgataaagtttggtttgaatttggtacaaacactattttgtttgtctctTCAACAATGTCAAatatcgaacatggaaaaatatcgactgAAATATATAAGGTAATCCAACCATGTACCAACAGGTTTGACGAATAGCCCGAAAAAAGATTTTAGGCGTCTAATAACTGAatttttgcttgtcgtgttttgtgtcggaTATATCTgatcgaaaacaaaaaataacgttaataactatttccgCTACGAACGAATTCGGATGATCTGTATACTaatcaaatcggaaattcaCTAAAATTTGATTGATAAGCTATTCCCATTTTCTGATATAttttttctgtccatttgtgtgcttacttACTCGTACCGTCAATAACGGACAAATCGTTCCTGTCCATTTTCAACAAATACAGTACCTTAAAGTGCTTCACTGCTTTCTCGTTCGCTCgaatttggaaatttttgttGTTGCGTTGCCTCCTTGCAATGACATCATCCTCCCTAGGTATGAAGATCTTTGTAAGCTTCTGCTGTTGAATCGACTATGTGAATGGTGCGATACAGCTAAAATACTTTTCGTATACCGCCTCATCCAAGTCAACTGCTGAATCCAAGTTTTGCCAATTTTAACACCAGAAGTATTGGTGTTGTTCCAACTAAGATGATTGAATAACCAGGTGGCTTACACTATCTAGAAAAGACGCAATAGAGAACGATAGTGTTCAGATTTGTTTACTAACACTAGAAGTACCAACAGTTattatatacctatttctactACACCGGTCACTTTGACCAGTGTTATATTTAAttatcaaaatataaaaatttcaaaagaaataaaatatattcagAATACATTTTGACCGGTCGGTAGTTCGAGTATTAAACGCTTTTCATCGAAGAAGGAATTTGAAAATAGAAACGCAGCTGATTGCAACTCAAGCTGAAcataacccagcaaacattaaatcgcataacgagcgtatatataacattatatgctctaaaatttggttggcatataatgcgcctaactggcaaaagtggaggccatatacatacatggaaaatgcttaccgaatttgtttggatgaatatgcaactttgaccggctaacgattatgttgaattgaattgcgatctaataggAATATaatcatgaattgtcaaagcaccaaatacgacttttgccatactcatatacgatttattacagacatagaaaaaaacaaatggctcaaaatattttcgtgaaatgtatattatagcctcacgaatcgcaatttttatatatgagtatttatgtttgtagaaataacaattgtttgattgacatgcgttgggagtggaatacgaatgtttaaaatgacacagattgatgtttggtgaaaactgctgcgatgtgggttcgaactccggtcgtctggattatcatccaccagctatctgaaatttaattcaacagcagttaaaactttcgagtgcatcagcatttcattgacatttcgatatgatgtaatatgttcttttttaggatctaatatgatttactgtttaatgattttcttcagtcgaattgcgacttaatttgataatctatatatataaaaatggagtgatgtctgtctgaaaattgaaaatgaaaattggtatgtaggggtttttggggccggggaaggttttcgtgatattttgagacccctcccccctctctaagccatacaaatgaaacacaaatttctgcattactcgaaaattaaccaatcaaacgaaaccaaagttggcatgtgaaagttttagggtgcaatcaatgtttctatgatggttagacagtccttcccccactcaaaggggggggggggggatgccatacaaatgaaacacaaatttctgcattactcgagaattaatcaagcaaatgaaaccaaatttggcatgtggaggttttaggatgcaataaatgtttctatggtgttaagatactccttccccctctcttagaggggggctgccgtacaaatgaaacacaaattttagcattacccgagaattaatcaagcaaattaaaccaaattaggcatatggaaactttagggtgcaatgaatgtttctatggtggttagatacccctcccccctctcttaggggtggctgccatacaaataaaacacaaatttctgcattactcgagaattaatcaagtaaatgggcgggacgaagtttgccgggtcagctagtggcatataaaatcgagtttttacattttatgcgatttcaaatatacacgatacatactttgattgatattatatgcgattatgatttattctgatttcttgtaagacttgccacgtgcaaaattatacgatttaatgtttgctgggaaattATCTCAAATTTGTGACATGTAGACAGTGATGGCATTTTCACTGAAATGATACACCCGCGCGCGGGTTTCATGCCTAAACTGAGGATACAGTCATCACTCACCAAAGAGAAACCATGTGCTTTCCCCTTTCACCAACGAATATATAAAGAGTCAGTGAACGCTGGTTGGGAGAAATCTTGGTGCGAGTGATTCACACTCTCTTTACTCTTGGGAGCTCGAGTGTGCGAAAACCTATGTTTTCGGTATACTCTCCAGTGAATTTATCCGCTGCACTGTAGAGAGTTTGTGCGCTCTCTTTCCACACTCTAGCGCGACCGAGTATTGAGTGAAAAAAACTTATCTTCCATCATCTTGCGCTCGCACGTATCTAGAATAATGGTGATTATAAACCAAAGAGGAGTGCTTTCGTTGGAAATGACGGAGAAGGTGAGTGAATTTAAGTTTCTCTTCGCTACACAGAGGATATGGACATCACTGCATGTAGATAACTTAGTACAGGAATTcgcctctaattcgacatctagTTAATTGAAAAGACCTGTAACGCTACATGAATAATTGATCATTTTCGACCctaattggaaatttttgtatacATCCTTTGCGCAAGTTTCTACAACACGATACatttttaggagtgttttcaaTCTTATGTATTTTGTACACTTTTCTAATAGTTATTCATtagattttcaatgattttactGTTTTAACTTGATTTTTTCACATTGTGTTATGTTTGTTGATATATCCAATTACAGatcacaatcgcctctaatgcaACACTGAGTGATTCCTCGGTATGTCGAGTTAGAGGCGACTCTCTAATTCTACATCGGATACAATATACCTGAATATACTAGTTCAGCTGTGCACATTATCACATGTTTTCTCATATCCATATGATAAAGCAGTACAACCTGTGCGTTTTTGATTTACATCTTCTCAGTTTTGTAGAGATTTGAGTAACGACGGATAATTAcaggtcttcttcttcttgaatggcgttaacgttccctgtggaacttttgccgtctcaacgtatgcattaactagcgtcattcattaatacttagttgagatttcttaagccaaataacacgccttgaatgtaattcgaggggcaagctctagaatacgcgtgaccacagtgcaagtcgaaggaaatttctctgacgaaaaatcccccggccagaacgggaatcgaacccgaacactcggcatgatagtgtgagacgctaatcactcggccacgagTGCACGACAGGTACCATATCTATATCtattatatttttatctatttattttttcagcCTTATCATATTCTACTTTTTATTGAAAATGATTCGACAGAAAATGCTATTTATTAGTATTATACATACACAGCGTTGTTGAGTTGTTAGTATGCGCCAAACATCGAGTATCTTTGCGTAGCCAGGATTTCTCGAATGTTTACAAACTGTAACATGGttgatttttaattcatagcATGTCGGTTTTGCTCGACCAGTAGCAAATTGCCATAAGATTTTCCAGT
The Toxorhynchites rutilus septentrionalis strain SRP chromosome 2, ASM2978413v1, whole genome shotgun sequence genome window above contains:
- the LOC129768500 gene encoding exportin-5 — translated: MEPAGEVVGLANELARAVKITMDPSAAQQARMDAYVACERFKEVSPLCAQAGLFLVTGNYSSIAKHFGLQLMEHTVKFNWNNISQQEKIFIKENAMKLLCAGVGDAQDQSVSHIKDGLSRIIVEMVKREWPQQWTTLLSELSDACSKGVAQTELVLLVFLRLVEDVALLQTIESNQRRKDIYQALTVNMSEIFDFFLRLIEQHVGEFRNATSIGDKHKASGHSRVVQVVLLTLTGFVEWVSINHIMAANGRLLQILCILLVDIEFQQPAADCLSQITNRKGQLKDRKPLLILFDEVPVGHYYRAAVQTERMGSESYYLFLKKLIQVLAGLATQLAGLWGKESNCQIPRQSFATFLETVLTITRHSSYTLAQSASLIWLSLLKHEQISRDPLLLEYIPKVIELLGPKVIKVSYPTSRPTEITMHPETFISLDYDGEEEWLAYFARCRTGFLEIFRQATLVAPLVTFSYCEQWLNARLQKAHSERDTTCSVTDPVYLEWDALAMVVDGVLSRILMVTERPSVAAGLRLLEECLKVESSDPLILSVLLSCISSLFVFLSMSSCQITSANCVAMSGVQLLPRVLEKIFAALVFQSSGETRFTRTTAVKNLRRHAASLMVKIAHKYPLLLLPIFDQINTSVHNLIRQQDQLSHLEQITLLEALLLISNHFCDYERQSNFVAEVTRDVVGLWMHLGQVVKDAHSFINFTGLNKPPVQPCPNLQDQCNVNRGQIVYALNLVLGVIKRCSWPDDPDRCSRGGFVVALTESGNPICRNPATPHVVPLLPHILSIVRILNELWKPDALAAMNEYFKSANGMQEHEKKQLLGISPLFQDPFDPTIKKIPTAFDRMQTFLSLIFEHCYHMLGSSGPSLGRDLYALPGIADALIGSVFACLENVPDFRLRPIVRVFLKPFVYSCAPIFHEAVLLPIFAHFAPFMLTRLTNRWRYITSLYESGELGEDVNDTQEVLEDMLNRTLTREYMDVLKVALVGSTIDPTANTSSDASMDQDDQSMDGPPQALTRAAQSAMTSEVISDLGGKLLRNQYTCTPIVMTVLSVLTWNDSTSSLKATLLSGPIIRFLTSEQLITETLASNIIIAILQGLQLHGQHEANQASLITLGVQAYEILRPKFPNILEVLQQIPNISASDIHKLDEKISLSASTKGNKIDKAKKDLFKKITSHIVGRSVGQHGKKEVQIVNLSPIVPPAGAPGRNSYNLIDGTQETGLAHLFASRS